Proteins encoded by one window of Kribbella italica:
- a CDS encoding acetolactate synthase large subunit, producing the protein MDRSRQANIVTGQGKALMSEQLTGAQALIRALEHAGVDTVFGIPGGAILPAYDPMLDSTQIRHILVRHEQGAGHAAQGYASTTGKVGVCMATSGPGATNLVTPIADAYMDSVPMVAITGQVASAAIGTDAFQEADIRGITMPITKHNFLVKDPNEIASTIAEAFHIAATGRPGPVLVDVTRDAMQAMVDFQWPTELSLPGYRPVTRPHPKQVREAARLIAAAERPVLYVGGGVIRAKASAELKELAELLGLPVVTTLMARGALPDSHALHFGMPGMHGAVSAVGALQRSDLLICLGARFDDRVTGKLASFAPEAKVIHADIDPAEIGKNRHADVPIVGDCKEVIGDLIGALKAEIASNGKTPDYSTWRGLLDSVKAKYPVGYDEPEDGSLSPQYVIQRIGQIAGPDAIYTSGVGQHQMWAAHYLPFEKPLNWLNSGGLGTMGYSVPAAMGAKVARPDATVWAIDGDGCFQMTNQELVTCALEGIPIKVAVINNQSLGMVRQWQTLFYDKRYSNTDLHSARIPDFAKLAEAMGGVGLRCSDRESVDATIEKAMAVTDAPVVVDFVVHRDAMVWPMVAAGTSNDDIQIARDMAPNWDSEEL; encoded by the coding sequence ATGGATCGGTCGCGGCAAGCCAACATCGTGACTGGACAAGGGAAGGCACTCATGAGTGAGCAGCTGACCGGGGCACAGGCTCTGATCCGCGCACTGGAACACGCCGGAGTGGACACCGTCTTCGGCATTCCGGGCGGCGCGATCCTCCCGGCGTACGACCCGATGCTCGACTCGACCCAGATCCGCCACATCCTGGTACGTCACGAGCAGGGCGCCGGGCACGCGGCCCAGGGCTACGCCTCGACCACCGGCAAGGTCGGCGTCTGCATGGCGACCTCGGGTCCGGGCGCGACCAACCTGGTCACCCCGATCGCCGACGCCTACATGGACTCGGTCCCGATGGTGGCGATCACCGGGCAGGTCGCCAGCGCGGCGATCGGGACGGACGCCTTCCAGGAGGCCGACATCCGCGGCATCACGATGCCGATCACCAAGCACAACTTCCTGGTCAAGGACCCGAACGAGATCGCCTCGACGATCGCCGAGGCGTTCCACATCGCCGCCACCGGCCGGCCCGGCCCGGTTCTGGTCGACGTGACCCGCGACGCGATGCAGGCGATGGTCGACTTCCAGTGGCCGACCGAGCTCTCGCTGCCCGGGTACCGGCCGGTGACCCGCCCGCACCCCAAGCAGGTGCGCGAGGCGGCCCGGCTGATCGCGGCCGCCGAGCGGCCGGTCCTGTACGTCGGCGGTGGCGTGATCCGCGCCAAGGCGTCTGCCGAGCTCAAGGAGCTCGCCGAGCTGCTCGGCCTCCCCGTGGTCACCACGCTGATGGCCCGCGGCGCGCTGCCCGACAGCCACGCGCTGCACTTCGGCATGCCGGGGATGCACGGTGCGGTCTCGGCCGTCGGCGCGCTGCAAAGGTCTGATCTGCTGATCTGTCTCGGCGCGCGCTTCGACGACCGGGTGACCGGCAAGCTGGCGTCGTTCGCGCCGGAGGCCAAGGTCATCCACGCCGACATCGACCCGGCCGAGATCGGCAAGAACCGGCACGCCGACGTCCCGATCGTGGGTGACTGCAAGGAGGTCATCGGCGATCTGATCGGCGCGCTGAAGGCCGAGATCGCGAGCAACGGCAAGACCCCGGACTACTCCACCTGGCGCGGTCTGCTCGACTCCGTCAAGGCGAAGTACCCGGTCGGGTACGACGAGCCCGAGGACGGCAGCCTCTCCCCGCAGTACGTGATCCAGCGGATCGGCCAGATCGCCGGGCCGGACGCGATCTACACCAGCGGCGTCGGCCAGCACCAGATGTGGGCCGCGCACTACCTGCCGTTCGAGAAGCCGCTGAACTGGCTGAACTCCGGCGGCCTCGGCACCATGGGCTACTCGGTGCCGGCCGCGATGGGCGCCAAGGTGGCCCGGCCGGACGCGACCGTGTGGGCGATCGACGGCGACGGCTGCTTCCAGATGACCAACCAGGAGCTCGTCACCTGCGCGCTGGAGGGCATCCCGATCAAGGTTGCCGTGATCAACAACCAGTCGCTGGGCATGGTCCGGCAGTGGCAGACGCTGTTCTACGACAAGCGCTACTCCAACACCGACCTGCACTCGGCCCGGATCCCGGACTTCGCCAAGCTGGCCGAGGCGATGGGCGGGGTCGGCCTGCGCTGCTCCGACCGGGAATCGGTCGACGCCACGATCGAGAAGGCGATGGCGGTCACCGACGCGCCGGTGGTGGTCGACTTCGTCGTGCACCGCGACGCGATGGTCTGGCCGATGGTTGCCGCCGGCACCAGCAACGACGACATCCAGATCGCCCGCGACATGGCCCCGAACTGGGACTCGGAGGAGCTGTAA